In the Rhododendron vialii isolate Sample 1 chromosome 2a, ASM3025357v1 genome, TTAAACAACAGAAATATGTATGCAATTTATGAGTATCTTTGCCTTGGATTGTCGTAAGGTCCCTTATGGACAAAATTATGTTTCCATCATTGAGCTCAATGAAGATTGTTAATGTTGGAAGactttgatttcttttgttgCTCATAAATGCTAATTATACTTTCACTCATTGTGTAATTTTAAGTAGTTGTCATGGACATTTGAGAAGGAAGGGACTAAGCTAGAATGGCGATGGAAATGTAAGCCTTCACCCAATGATAAGGAAACTACAGCAGGAATCTTGGACTTTCTCATGGACGCAAACGTGCGACTAAGTGTAAGATTATGCATAGTTCTCAACCTCTCCCAAGTTTTTCATCAATGCATTTGCTGTATATGGTTTTCTCGATTTTATTCCAGATGCTTTACATCCATTGTGAATGTCTGAATGAAAGATATGCTTGAGAACTTTGTTGTCTTCTTGCGGCTCTAACTTTTTGGACATGGCATCCTAGCTAAACTGGCCTTCCCCCcgttttgttttgtagttgtAGACTTGTAGTTACTCCACTGAAACTGCAAAATTGTGCCCGTGGTGCCATGTTGTCTTAGCAACCAGTCATAAAAGAGTGCTTAGATACATATCAGTCTTTTGCTAACCCAAACCTTTGACAAGGAATGGAATTCGGTCCCACTACCCTTGAAGACCTTTACATTGAGCCTGGCTTGCACTAAAACTAATCAGTCTTGGGTGGGCCATAATGCAGGAGCCTGGTATTGCTACTCTTTAGGTCACAAGGCTTGGTTTAGTTTGGGTTCATTGTAGCTACGTTACATGTATACTTGTGCGTGTTTGTGTGCGCATGAATGCGCGTATGTATCATTTCTGGGTCCAATGAAATTCAACCTATTTGTCATGGTATGATTTTCTAATTTGGATTCTGAACTTAATGTCATGTTTTCGTTACTTCTGGAATCTGAATCCTATTTATTGCTGTGTCGAAGCTTGTTCAATGGAACTTTGGAAATACTTATTTgatgtttcttcttctttattggttCTTTTGTGTAATTTCCTTTCCAGTTTGGGTAAATATGGTGTTGCATTCTGCCTTGATCTGATTATTCCTGTCCGATATATATAGGATGAAGTTGTATGGAAAACACAATCATTCGACAAGCTAAGAGTAGAAGCTGAGAAGTGTTTAGCACAAAGTGAGAGATTCAGCAATGAGAAGACAGAGTTTGAAGATGCAATCTATGCGAAGGTGTGTGGTCTACACTAACCCACATTCTTTTCGACCTTTAATGTGCTTCCTGAAATTGGAGCATAAGTGGTATACTACGtcagctagtttttttttttttttttaaattttttgacagGGTTATAAAGAAGAGAAGAGCAACAGCAGAAACAAGTAGGATCAGTATCACAATCACAAGTAATATATATTCTAGTTGAAGCACCACATGTTGGTGACTGGTTGTTTTCAAGGCTCAAGGGTAGTATATCTTTTGTTAGACTCCTGTAGCCTAACTTTCAGATTCCTTCTCCACCTCGAAACATAGAGCACACTGATGTTACTCAGGAATCTAATGTGTGTGCGTGTGAGAGGACTTTGAAGTCTTTCAGCTCTTTTCCTATCTTGCCTCCCCTTGGTGAACATGAATGCTTCAATTCCCAAGGTGAAGCTCAACAGGATTAGAAAAGTAGGATATGGCCCCTGAGTTGATTCCCTGTCCTTGAATCCCAATGCAGCTGCATTGGGTGATGAGATCTCACATAATTGTCCTCGACGTAGTTTTAATTCGCATGCCAATACACAATCTCCCACTAAACTGCTATCCAAGTGCCTAATATGGGCAGTCCATGGCGAGGCAGGACCTTGAGTCCTGTAGAAATCACGATAGGCACTAATATGGGACCACCGAACTGGGTAGCCTAAGGCAGTATTTGGGTTAAGGATCAGGGTAAGtaaagagagaaaattgaagAGTTGAAGCATCTGACTGTTGTGAGTCGTTAGATcctttgttttgattttccCAATTCTACCACTTTTTAACAGTTGAAAAAAATGTCTTCTTTTTGCCTTAGCAGTTGTTTATTTCTTGCTTTCGGAAACATTAGAATGACAAGTCCTATTATTTTGTTCCAGTTTCTTGGGGTATTGAATTCAAAGAAAGCAAAGCTTAGAGAGCTTAGAGACCGACTTTCGAAACAGGAAAAATCCGGAAAATTgcctgaagaagaagaagaagaagaatcaacaGACAAAACAGAGACTTTTGATGGAAGTGATGATGAAAAGAGTGAGGAAGAGTCTACAGTGAAGCTCACTGGCACTTCAAAGAATGTTTCTTCAATTAAACCTCGTGGcagaaagagaaaatagacaTCTCACTGGCTGAGCCTGATCTTCTTAGTCAGTGTTTCGTAGATTACCTGCGCGGTGCCCTGTTATAGTTTAACTTCTTGTTTTGAGTAATGGGGTGATTGTAGTATTTGATTTCTTATTGTTCTGGTAAAGAAGAAGGGTCCTTTGAGTTTTCAATCTGCAGAATATTTTGATTTCTGGATGAGTTCGCGCTTTTTGAAGAGGACGCTTTAATAACTGTGTCCACGCTCGTTCTGAGCCAAACAGTCTATTTTTAGATTGTTGACTGAAAAGCTGTAAAAATTTTCGACAACCAAAAACACTTATTCGCAAACTCTCTCACGCATTAATGTGAGGTTTTGTGCATAAGTGTTAGTGATTGTAGATGTGCTGATTTTCCAAGagtaagtctacagttaccgatcgggaaatcccgatcggaatcccgacgccccgccgggcATGCTTCGGCCACTGGATGGctgatccgatccgtccaataattctaaaaaaaaaaacgagtgggcCTGCGCgtgaataaacggcatccgacgtgtgtaagtggtcgatccaagcactccatttttgtgtttggatcggccaaaaaaggagtgcttggatcggccacttacacacgtcggatgccatttattctcgcttgggcccactcgattttttttttttagaattattggacggatcagccatccggtggccggcggggcgtcgggattccgatcgggaaatcccgatcggtaactgtagactttctgattttCCAATGGCCTGGTCCATCATGAGATTATTCAGTACATGGGCACGGCTATATGGCGCCCCTAAGTTTTTCTTTTCACCATATATTGAGGTGGGATTTACATATTTTGTCTTCAACCATCATTTATTGAGGTGGGATTTACATATTTTGTCTTCAACCGTACCAGTGTGGTGGAAAACTAACAGAAGctaaaaacgaaaatgaaaaataaggtAGAAGCcttaatttaagaaaaataggGATGTATTTGTTTTAcattgtactttgtacttttggtcatttgttttttaatttgtggGGTTTATCTAGAAAAACTTAAAAGTTAGATACTGACCATATTTGGGGAAtattaattaaaaaacaaaataagagtATTTCTTTggcttctttctctttttttttattatcatctTTAATGGAATTCgtttagaaagaaaaacaaaaaggcaaAGCAATGTGtctaaaattttgatttattgAAGGCAGGGCTCAAGATCTACTGATCTAGGTTGTTTCCTTCAAATATCCGAACCAAGCACATGTCCCATGATTTTATTATATCCAGTTTAGTCCATTTAGTCACTTATCGGTCTTTTAAAACTCAAACAGAGCATAGTTTACGCCTTTATGGATGAAGTAGACGAACGGAGCATAATTTAGGGATGAAATTTTAGAGAAAATTGGAGAATCCGTTAACTTTTTCGTCTTAAAAAAGGGAATCTGGTAATGTTAGACTCCAAATTGGTTCCAATCAAGAAGTTGAGGGATGAAATGAGTgatttttttgtagtttatttatttgtttattattattattattacgaGGGCGACTATTTGCAGCCCCGTATTCTTTTtcttagcccgttaaaaattttcaattatactcgatagttagttaccgaaattgatatatatttttagcatacaattaccgaaatataatatttttttaataactatttatcgaaaatgtatgttcggtaGTTGTTTACTGAAAGTTGAacacatattttcgacatgtagttaccgaaatataatcttgttttcaatagctatttactgaaatgttatgtataattttcaacaactatttaccgaaatataatggattaaaggaaaaaataCGACGCTGCGAATAATCGCCCAATTATTATTATGGGTTGTCATTCGTTAGTCCTAATTTATTATTTAGGGCACTATTGATAAAAATCTTGTGATACCTTCGAAGGCTCAAACAAGGAAACTGGAAAGGGCCCCGCCTCCGAGTCTCACTATTTTACGGCGAGACTTTCttacattgaataattttccagtTCTATCACCTGCTCCGGCGAGCCAAATTAGGGTTACATGCTACACGAAGAAGAGTGGAGCTTCGGTTCTGGTGTTTGTCTTGTTTGAAACGGGGTCTCGCTCGCTCGGTAAGTTCTTTATCCTATTCTCTCTCCGTTTTCTCTTCCTCAATTCACTAGGTTCGTTTAGGTTCGTTTTGAAGGAGAATTCGTACCGGAATTCATTTCCCTGAAAAAAGAA is a window encoding:
- the LOC131315263 gene encoding DNA repair protein XRCC4, translated to MESTKNTCLKLEISNADQTTTDPIFVKATWFPSRFDLSISDGLHAWTLNATEDEVRERASQWDQPVSEYIELAERHLGFQQPGSVYRFTDAGNGHRRLSWTFEKEGTKLEWRWKCKPSPNDKETTAGILDFLMDANVRLSDEVVWKTQSFDKLRVEAEKCLAQSERFSNEKTEFEDAIYAKFLGVLNSKKAKLRELRDRLSKQEKSGKLPEEEEEEESTDKTETFDGSDDEKSEEESTVKLTGTSKNVSSIKPRGRKRK